The following proteins come from a genomic window of Triticum aestivum cultivar Chinese Spring chromosome 6A, IWGSC CS RefSeq v2.1, whole genome shotgun sequence:
- the LOC123131082 gene encoding uncharacterized protein: MKRQFVNLVTRNWTEGLYSVRRIDPYRNFFYGSAEAAAVEVAKKKESFPATQMQELPTPSINFESFPAMQIQELPTPSVKIAAIDVPGYTLDMFGLFTPRATSEGRMVYANTMGDAGLYDADNRIHTCLGRLNKPKGHRPMCLSVAHPDADEEDRMYVLDSNPRKGAQQCFEVLERTPRKWRISLLPQWHWRLLSPPPFVHQPGYQPSFITSFTTMVDGDGVSTIYISGDGGIGTYSFETPRHQYSEPRGWSHVGEWMLPFRGRAQYVPEFNLWFGFSDLNPNHLCATDLSAMYNGQQPTAPKVWEDLNLPEGEAWLPKQLELLPLGGGKFLIAKTFAAGELGGYFSLLTGIEMIPGDGGDRQALQMVKHKCARFVFMDEELEWVL; this comes from the coding sequence ATGAAGAGGCAGTTTGTAAATCTTGTGACGCGGAACTGGACGGAAGGCTTGTATTCTGTGCGCCGCATCGATCCTTACCGTAATTTCTTCTACGGTTCAGCAGAAGCAGCAGCCGTTGAAGTAGCCAAGAAGAAGGAATCTTTCCCAGCGACGCAGATGCAGGAGCTGCCGACCCCAAGCATCAACTTCGAGTCGTTTCCAGCGATGCAGATCCAGGAGCTGCCGACCCCAAGCGTCAAGATCGCTGCAATAGATGTTCCTGGATACACCCTCGATATGTTCGGGCTCTTCACCCCCCGCGCCACCAGCGAAGGCAGAATGGTGTATGCCAATACGATGGGCGATGCGGGGCTGTATGACGCCGACAATCGTATCCACACCTGCCTAGGCCGCCTCAACAAGCCCAAGGGACACAGACCCATGTGCCTATCCGTGGCGCACCCTGACGCCGACGAAGAAGACAGAATGTATGTCCTGGATTCGAACCCCAGGAAGGGCGCCCAACAATGCTTTGAGGTCCTTGAGCGCACGCCCAGAAAATGGAGGATCAGCTTGTTGCCGCAATGGCATTGGCGACTTCTATCCCCGCCTCCCTTTGTCCACCAACCTGGGTACCAACCATCCTTTATtacctccttcaccaccatggtcGATGGCGACGGTGTCTCCACAATCTACATATCAGGCGATGGCGGCATCGGCACCTACAGCTTCGAGACACCGCGCCACCAGTATAGTGAGCCTCGAGGATGGAGTCACGTCGGGGAATGGATGCTGCCCTTTCGTGGTAGAGCTCAGTACGTCCCTGAGTTCAATCTGTGGTTTGGCTTCTCAGACTTAAACCCCAACCACCTGTGTGCTACGGACCTCTCTGCCATGTACAATGGACAGCAGCCCACTGCGCCCAAAGTATGGGAAGATCTGAACCTGCCTGAGGGAGAGGCGTGGCTTCCAAAACAGCTCGAGCTTCTCCCCCTGGGTGGCGGCAAGTTTCTCATTGCTAAGACCTTTGCAGCAGGAGAGTTAGGTGGGTACTTTTCTCTGCTCACCGGCATAGAGATGATCCCTGGCGACGGTGGTGACCGACAGGCCCTTCAGATGGTCAAGCACAAGTGTGCACGTTTTGTCTTCATGGATGAGGAGCTTGAGTGGGTGCTCTGA